The Cryptomeria japonica chromosome 6, Sugi_1.0, whole genome shotgun sequence genomic interval AGAATGCCGTGTTTTCTCAAACAGAGACATCTGAGAAAAATCTGTCAACCACTGAAGGGGATTTTGGTACTAACGATGACCAGGATATGATGCATGTATCTGATTGGGAAGATAATCATGAGACAGGACAGGAGGAGGAGCTGCTTCAGATGGTGGGGGACTCAGAAGTTCTGTTTCTTCCTTACAAGGATATTGATGCCGCAGATGAAGGATCTGAAGCACTCGGATATTTTCAGAATCTGTCTTTAGGAAGCCCAGATGGAACTTTAGACAAGCAGTCAGGTGATGCACCTGATGTAATTGATGGCGATTTTGACGGGTTTGCAGAAATGTTTAACGAGGAAGAGAACTCCTTCTTTCAGAAATTTGAAACAGAAGTTGGTGATAATTTTCAGTTAAATGAGGGAAATGGTGGAGATGATATATGGGACATTGAGTTAGCTGTTACCACTGAAGAAGGCAGTGAAACAAACAAGGAAGGTCCTGAAGGCATTATTCATCCAATCTCTCTTGATGGTTGTTTGACTGCTTTCACCAGGCCGGAACTGCTTTCTGGTGAAAATGCTTGGGAATGTGAAAATTGTTCTTCCAAGATTTTAAACGATTCTTGCAAGTGGTGTGTGGGTGTGTCAAAACGGAATAAGCAGATTCAGTATAAACAAACTGTAATATCAACTTTAAATGATACAGGTACATATGAGGAGCAGGTGCATTTAGTAAATGGCGGGGGAAGTATCAGTTTTTGTAAGGGAGCAGTGGACACCAATTTGAGCAAGATACCTGAGAAACAAACAGATTTATCTATGTTAGAGTGTAATGGACTTTCAAATATTGAAGGAGAGATCGATAAGCATTATCATCTGAAGAGTTCAAGACAGACTGTAAACTGTCATACAAAATCTTTTTCTCTGGGTCTCACTGAAAAAGGCAGTAACCTGGGTCAGCATGTAGCTAGGATCAGTGATTTGGATAGCAGTCAACCATATATTAAACAATGCTGTCTCTCAGAGACAGAATTTTTAGATAGCAGTGCCATCACTCTTCAAGCTCACAACAGTTGTCCAGATGATTTTTCTGGTCAAGGAAATTGTGGGGAGAAATTAGGGAGGAGTTTTGATGAAGATGAATTAATGGACAACAATGCTGAAACTCGTTTACCGAATGACAAATCAGTTACCAATACACACCTTGTtacctgtagccaaattggaaagAGTAAACAGTCTTCTTCGGTGTTGGGGAGATATAATTTTGATTCCATAGATTGTATTTATGATGGTGACAAGCTACAGAATGGAAATATGAATTTGTCCTTGAGAGGCACAAGATTGGATGGAAGTCTTTCTAAGGAAAATGAGAAGCAGCCAAAGGGTTTGAAGCGGAATGCAACTAAAGTGCTTCTCATTAGCAAGGCACCACTTGTACTAACCATTCATTTAAAGAGGTTCGGACAAGATATGCTTGGCCGCTTAAGCAAATTGAGTGGCCATGTCACTTTTCACAATAAGCTTGATTTAAGGCCATTTCTAGACCCCAGGTATTTTTCCTTGACACCATTGGAATTTAGATTGAgttgaagatttgaagaatatcACATTTGTTCTCGagaaattttgtttattttatatcTTGGTCTGCATTTTATGGTATCTTCATACTACCACAAACAGATAATTTGATTCTTTTGACATGGTTTTTTGATTGGGCTGTTAAGATTCCACTATTGTATATTATTCAAAGAAACgaaactcggactcggctcggactcggcaaggccaaatcggactcggactcgggactcggcgccagactcggctccagactcggctggactcgggaaagtgaaaaactcaaaaaatttagagattttttaagatttaaaacttgtttcatgcaccctttattgaataagacacaataacatcatcaaacttggctcatttcattacataatacatacacaagtatacatctatgatctatcacataagcataaacgcaaattgtagctgaaggaaataacaaacatagatatataaatattgtcaaatgtatacaatattacaaaactcatggaataaaaaatccatgtcatcatatgatcatcatcaaatgttccatacaaataacaAAGGTAAATACATCTACAAGCCTATGGCGCAGAGGAgtctgcaccctccggccccgacGTCGGCTCCGATGAAGGCCCCGCCCGcctacgaaggcgtctaaggtaggtcataGATGATTGGGCAGCCATAGACGCTCCTCGTGACACcacgccatgctcaccaacatcaggaacatctgtgtcactgtCACCATCTCTGTCACTATCaccatctgcctctgaatctcctctctctgctcgtgctctctgctcctcctctgccatggctacagcctcagcctctatatctacctggtcgatccaatcagtgtcatcatcactaaagacagccACAGGATCTGTCTCAATGGCCCACTCTGcctcaggatcaacctcatctagaatgataggagagatgtcagctaatgcattctttctcattctcaggcggaggttatAGTGAACAAAGataagatcattcatcttctccacggataatctattgcgcctcttggagtgtatgtgctcaaacatactccaattgcgctcacaaccagatgcactgcatggttggctcaagatgcgaatggccaacttctgaagatttggtgtcgttgggccaaaaaagttccaccaattatctgagtttgaaatgagaaaaataaataaaatcagtctctcataaactcatttaacaatatacaataaaactaaaattaagccttacaatttatttttacctggcatcatagttgtcctactttctttggcgataggacgagaaaaggtctccccttgtgcatttgagaacaactgtagctctcgcATAAGATCTGTCTGAGTACAACCAACAGGTGCCATCTTGTCCATGACTGAGTATAGCCCATCAAGGACCTCCGCATCAGCCCTGAAAGTAGGGCTAAAATGGAATGCCGGAATCAAataataggctgctgcatggatgggcctatgaagctgatgatgccatctcttatcaatgatctgccaaatgggaccatacttgctctcatctcctgcatagatagatttgatgccctctttcgccctatccatgccctcatatatgtagcccattgcgggcttttctccatccgcaactcgcaacaaaaccaccaagggcttaacaaactgtaaaattgaaaatattgtgtaatttaaaacatgagcaaataagagaatatgatgaataagttataaaacaaaaagttaaataaaaattgtagaatttataaaaaaattaccttcactatctcatcacaagggctccaaaagcctcgctcatcaaaaatgcagtctgccatatcttttCCTGCTGGGGtggcagcataggatgaggaagaccactcctcaccaacaatcatacgtctcaaggccatCTTACAacgaagcatggactgcaatgtgatgaagtttgtggcaaatcttgtgattcctggaccaGCTAACTCCttatgctctgtgtattgtctcataagagccaacacccatgaatgattatatacaaatttgcacacatttcttgCCTTTTCTACACATGTCTTGACCCATGGAAGTTTTCCAATATCCtctaacatgaggtcaatgcaatgggcggcacatggagtccaaactatagatgggtgcctctccatcaatagtctgcctgcaacaacataatttgttgcattgtaattaatgaggttacaaaatagaaattaatttgcaaacaaaattagtttgtaatcaaaagtttacctgcagcaacataatttggtgCATTGTCAGTCACCACCTGTATCACGTTCTCTTCACCCACCTCattaatcacctcctctatctgctcacataggtaggtggcattcttgcaatgggcggaggcatcaatagacttgatgaaaacggtgccccctgaaataaaaaaataaagcaagatcaatgatcattcaataaatcattaaatgaaaaataaaaaattaatgcctaaatgaaactaaaattaatcaatcacctgcggaagaaacaagaaaattaaggagagttctatttctcctgtctgtccaaccatcagtcatgatggtgcaacctttagtgctccatatttgGCGTTGATCACCCAATTCTttcttcacatcattcaccaattcAGTCAAAATGGGTCCGCTCAAATCAAactcagaaggggctttgaaccccgccccacaaatggtaagggcatcaaccatttcttgccaataaggtgACCTGTCACAAATAATTTTAATGAGATAAGTATGTACTATGTACTATGTATAATGAACTATATACAACAAAAATTAATACGAAcaatcaaattataaaaattaaaacaatcaaacataaaacatttaCCTGGCTGTGAAGAATGGAATACTGCCATAGATCCAAAatctgccaactgccattttagcagcatcatggacctccttgttccaacccatgctctcaagtgactgttgggacccaggagtagtgcgaggtgCAAAAAAcgtatccaacctagatttacgaatcctaggtccaatgctaacattCCCACTACCACTGCCAGTGCTAGGAACATGAGAAGGGGCAGAGGCACTGGCACTAGCACTGGCACTTATAGAAGCAGAACCGGAAGCATGAGTAGTAGCAAAATGAGTGGGACGATATGAAGGTAAGGAAGAaggccctccaacacaacctaattgTGTCCCTGTTCCTAAAGGTGCATGTCTCCCAATGACtgtgagatcctctttttctttccttttcctttcaatttcttcaaccatTACATAGCAATCACGTACGGCCTCAGTGACTGCTTTTGTGCATGGGTCGGCATCATGCCCACGCACACCGgcaatatggtatttcaatctatatatgcctccatggaatattgttttgcaaaatataCACTTTGTTTGCCCTTTtctttgccctggaaaatcctcatgatatttccaagcagggtcctttctaatgggagGTCTAGAAGAGGACATTGTATGATTgttttgtgaaacttgaggcaaataagaatgtgaaggttgctgcaataaaacattacaaatgcaaaaataaattaagACATTCATTCTATGTTGTGCATTCATAATTTCATTCTCattgaacatttttttcaaaaaagctaAAGTAGGGTAACTAGGgtttgcaattttattttttttaaattgtagggtttgtcaaagactcaaaccctactttaaaaaaaaaaaaattacaaaccctGGGCCTACATAGTAACATAgaaaagattttggaataaaatgtaaaactttcaaaaaaaaaagaatagaaaaatgaatttttgcatataagaaacaaaaaaatctcaaaaaaacaatGTTACCAACTTACCTCTTAGAACTcttgaagaaaattgaagaaattgaagaaatcttccttgttggtttttcttcaatgcacccttgttattctttttatctcactttactcctcctatttttgcaaatgaatgaaatgaaagtcacttttaggtataaaacaaaaataacacaaaaaaaaagagtcaaaaaaaccattttaaattgttttttttttaacttttctttCCCATCGCTGCCGGCCGAGTCCCAGGCACGGGACTCggccaaactcgccaaactcgccaaactcggcgagtctggcgagtctgGCGCCTGGACTCGgcagagtccgagtccgagtccccaGGACTCGGCGAGGGTGACTcgcactcggactcgccgagtcttGGCGATTTTAGGCGATTTTCGTTTCTCTGATATTATTACATTACATGATGCAATGCAGCAGTCCGACAATTACATACTTTTGGAGTTGCATATTCTATTCTTTTCTGATATATGCTCACATAGAGATCTTCTTATCTGCAATACTTGGATCGTGAACTTGATATTTTATCTTATGGAGTGGCTTTTTTGCAGGAATGGTACTGTAGTTTTAAATATATATCAATAATCATCATAAGTACAACTGTATATCCAAATGACTTTTGTTGAATGTAAACACTATCAACTTATGTCCTAGTTTGTAAGTACTCAATCTTAGTTCTTATCGTAGAGGTCTGCTCATGTTCATGGTGCTGACTGAAAAGTGGACGCATCCCTCATTAGGAATTGACACGCATCTAGATTGACTCCTTGAACTGTACTGATTGAGTATCACCAATAGCAAATggcataaatattaaaaactaaACAACAAGCTTTCTGCTATTTGAAATTCCTTTCTTTTCATACAATCAGACTACTTGATCAACTGATATAACAATTTATTCAGTAAGCAGAATTCGTTTAATCAACATACAAAAAGGGAGATGCCAAAATGAGGAAGTCCACATGCCTATATGCAAAGAAACAAACTTAATTTAGGAGAATTTGGGTCCATCCCTTGTACCAGTATATAATCACAGGTTCTTAGACACTTATCCTTTTGTGGTTTCTGTTTGATTGTTCCCAAGTTTTTTTTATTACCTCTGAATGCTTCAACCCAATCTCCTCTAGGGAGTTATGCTCCGAGTAAAAATAACAGGAAGTTTAGAATGCCTAGCTTTACACGCAACTAGACAACTTGGTAAGGAGCATTGGACCTATGTGAAAAGAGAATTCAAGTATATGCATGGAACTTCTGATTATTCTATTTGCTACCATGGAACATGTAATCTGGGTAATTTATTGGACATATAGGGCTAGGGACACATATATTAGGTCAACAAGTGTCTGTGTATTTACCCTTTTTGAGGGAGCTATTAGTTGGAAGCAACAAGTTGCTCTTTCTAGTGTTGAGGCAAAATATATGACTGCTATGCATGCCTGCCTGTAAAGAAGCAATGTGGTCACAGAGATTTTGCTTGGACATTGGCTTTGCACGCAGGATAGTGAAGGTCagttgtgataatcagagtgcaaCTTGTTTGGCCAAGAACCCCACTTTTCATGCTTGTACAACGCATATTGATGTTTAATATCACTTTATTTGAGATATGCTTCAAGGCAAAAAGGTCACAATACAAAAAGTTGACACTTTGGTCAACGTTGTAGATTCTCTCGCTCAGCTAGTAGGCACAGATATGTTTGTTTGGTGCAAGGAAGTGGTGGGGATATCTCACCTTATCCCTTAGCCTCTTTAATTTTGTATTTGTTTAATGCTTTTGCAATGTATACAATAAGCGGGAGAATGTTAAGACTAAGTGTGTCGTACACCTTGCAAGTCCTTGGTGTAATAATGGGATGTTATTGTATGTTGGGATACTAGGGTAGCATTATAACATAATTTCGATGTATTTTGTAAATAGGTCCTCTTTGTTAGGACTAGGTTGACAAGTCAACTTTGGGAACCTAGTTTGATTATTCAATgcatcttttgaatgagagttacATTTGCATGTGTAAGAGGTGGCACATGAGGTGGAAGGAGGACTGTTTATGCGTGTTTGACATGCAAACACGTTGGAACAAAAACTGCTTCCcctatttgaaatattttaacctCAAAAGGTTGCCATATGTAATCTTTCCCCTTAATTCCTCATTTGTGGCCTTGTCTTTATTAATCTTTTGTATCGTGAGATAAATGGATGACTAGACTGCTTCCTGAATACCTTCCGTGGTTTGTTTCCTTAAATAAACCTTATTCACCTGATAATCAGAAACTTGCATCTCTTCCTTGGGTTTGTCACACAACAAACTAAGAATCCTAACATGCCTAATCCCTTGGACATCCATGTTGATGGAAGATCTGATTTTGGCGTTCTTTGGAGGAGCAGGCTTGATTACTGTAGCAGTGAGTTGAGAAAAGTCTTCTATAACAAGCTTGGTAACTCTTTTTTGCTTCTTCAGAATTTGATAAAACCACACGAGAATATCTTGAGATACAGATTCCCTTTGTGTTATAAGACCTAATGTTGTGTGTTCTCTTGAGAGCCATACTAAGAAAGGGAATTTTGTGGTGGTGGAGTAGGTGGCCTAGTTGGAGGAGGAGTGTCTGCTTAGGAGGAGATGGAGCGAACTTCCGACAAGATCCATAGGTGAAGGTATAGGTATATTGGGAGGAGTATTTTGTGGAGGAATGTTATGAGGAGGAGATGGATTGGGTGGAGGAGAATCAGGAGGTGATGGGCTAGGAGGAAGTGAATGAGGAGGTGATGGGTTAGGAGGAGTGCCTCGTGGGAGAGGTGTTTTAATAGAATTTCATGTTGATTGAAGTGAGCCTCCTTGTGCTATAGGTGATTTCTTAGCATATGAGGAAGAAGGAATTCTAATTGGAGTTGTATAAACTTGATAAAAAGACGAGATTAGGGAAAGAAGTAtctagattttgggaagatccctcCATTTGGTGATTTTTCCCAAAAGATTACAACTTTGACCTTTGGAGCCTTTTTCCTTTCCAACTTCTAGGTTTCCTCTTGAGAATCATACTCTTAATCTTCCAAATTTACTGTCTCGAGTGATGCTGATGCTCCTGTTTGAGCAGTAGAAGGGGTTTGACTTTGTACTTTCTtacatttttgttgctttccttcttCATTTCTTTGGAAGATTCATCTTTTGATGATTTGGGATTCCCAACCCCCAAAAAACCATGCAAAACATGTATGAATCACCTTTCCAGTCCTCTCTTCATTTGACTTGAACTCCTTTAGTGACCAATCAATCCTTGGAATTGATTTGGTAAAAATCTGTTTCTCATCATAGGAAGGATCCAAAATTACACCATTATCAGACACCTCTTGGGGAACTTTTGCAATCTTGAAGGCCTTCATTTGATAAGTGGTGAGCTTGGAATTGCTTCTTTTCCTAACCTCATGTTTGTCTTTGCAATCTGCCTAAAAGTTTTCCAAGCTTTGTTGATAAGCATAGGATGGTCCCAATGGCCCTACCATGTGCCCTCTAAGGTCAAAGAATGACCTAGGTTGAAACTTGTGAAGTGTCTGTCACCTTAGCCATTTCAGTTTTTGTAATTTTGGTGACAAGATTAGAGGGATAAGTATATCTAACAATAGAATTGGGAAATTAATTCCTGTCTTGTGCTCGTTGAACAAAAAGTTGTAAACTATTGTTAGTTGAACTTGAGGACATAACTCGAAAAACACCAATTTGTTATTGACATATTTTGGTAGCTTGTAGGGTGCTTCAATGAAACCGTCAATCTTGATTTATGTGAATGTAGCAAATTTGGATAAATCAATCTCCCCATTGAGCAACAACAACAGTAGCTTCCACATAATTCTTTTAGTGGGATCATTTTCAAGCATTCTAATTATAAAGAATATGAAAGCATCATTTACCCTCTTAAAGTACTTTGAGCTCTGTTTTAATTCAAGTTACAGGTAATATTCATAAACCTTGCTTTGTCCAATGCCCATGTTTCCCTCTACCTTTAATCTTGCAAACAATCCTCTTCTTGCCAAAAAGTACACTAGATATGAGATCATGTAGAATCTTTTTGATTCATTGACATCAATAAGTtgattttgatgaataatgatgaactactaaggtcctaaccggtactgagagggggggggtgaatcagtacacacaaaaacttgttCAGACACTTTGactgttaattttaagcaatcagatgttaatcttaaataatcaggttataacagaacagtaacaacaataaaaacacaaaacaagacacaccaataccctgggaaaacctccctcttggaggtgaaaaacccagccacaaagtacaatgtgtattatctcaaatgtaggcaattacaaggcaagtgTGCTTATCTCAGATTGATGTTCAACCAGCAAGATAGCAGATCTGAATTCCTCTTTATATGATAATGGAGATTGCAGCCCTTATCATCAGCATCAAATTCGCTCAATGCAAGTCTTCATTAGCTTCACAAGATCTTGATAGCATCACCTTACAGCCAGccttcacacaatggatgaggagcaagttcgcacaagagagagagagagagatcgccaaATG includes:
- the LOC131045992 gene encoding uncharacterized protein LOC131045992, which gives rise to MLRCKMALRRMIVGEEWSSSSYAATPAGKDMADCIFDERGFWSPCDEIVKFVKPLVVLLRVADGEKPAMGYIYEGMDRAKEGIKSIYAGDESKYGPIWQIIDKRWHHQLHRPIHAAAYYLIPAFHFSPTFRADAEVLDGLYSVMDKMAPVGCTQTDLMRELQLFSNAQGETFSRPIAKESRTTMMPDNWWNFFGPTTPNLQKLAIRILSQPCSASGCERNWSMFEHIHSKRRNRLSVEKMNDLIFVHYNLRLRMRKNALADISPIILDEVDPEAEWAIETDPVAVFSDDDTDWIDQVDIEAEAVAMAEEEQRARAERGDSEADGDSDRDGDSDTDVPDVGEHGVVSRGASMAAQSSMTYLRRLRRRAGPSSEPTSGPEGADSSAP